The DNA window AAATGCCTTTAAAATCATTTATATTTATGCTTTGTACAAATGTAGTAAAAAAGTCGCTGCATGTTTTGTTAACAATTGCATAAATCCCTTATGAAAAACATCTTTTTTTTAATAGGCTTATCCTTAATTCTGTTTACGTCTTGCAAGTCTAATAATCTCTATAAAATTGAAGGTAGACAAATTGCCATTACAGATAGTCTTAAGACCAATCAATCTATAGAAGATTACATAAAACCTTACAGAATTCAGATTAATAAAAGCCTTGATAGTGTGATTTCATATGCCAAAGACACCTATTCAAAAAAAGACGGTTTCCTCAACACTGCCATAGGCAATATGATGGCAGATGCTGTATATGAGCAATCAAATCCAATATTTAAAGCAAGAACTGGACATACAATAGATTTGGTTTTACTTAATCATGGAGGTATTCGTTCTATTATTTCTAAAGGAAATATTACAACTAGAACTGCTTAT is part of the Psychroserpens ponticola genome and encodes:
- a CDS encoding 5'-nucleotidase C-terminal domain-containing protein produces the protein MKNIFFLIGLSLILFTSCKSNNLYKIEGRQIAITDSLKTNQSIEDYIKPYRIQINKSLDSVISYAKDTYSKKDGFLNTAIGNMMADAVYEQSNPIFKARTGHTIDLVLLNHGGIRSIISKGNITTRTAYNVMPFENSVVVVTMKGNKVKELVDYLVRDQRPHPIYGLQIVLNEDLQLKSATINGKNIEDNKSYYVATNDYLYSGGDKMIFFKPNEHLDDLNYKIRNVLIDYFTKKDTIAPVIDDRFIQIKH